The Sesamum indicum cultivar Zhongzhi No. 13 linkage group LG2, S_indicum_v1.0, whole genome shotgun sequence genome contains a region encoding:
- the LOC105156527 gene encoding photosynthetic NDH subunit of lumenal location 2, chloroplastic — translation MSTITNSTTPFRHHVTAEHHHKRHHHFFPRTQATLQDQENPSPRRKFLTTFLTTSLALAGLQATPLALAQNWGTRSFLKERFFEPGLSPEDAVARIRQTAEGLHDLRGMLESMSWRYVIFYIRLKQAYLSQDMKTAMSMVPESRRKSYVQTANELVDNMAEFDYYVRTPKVYESYVYYEKTLKSIDDLVALLA, via the exons ATGAGCACCATCACAAACTCCACAACCCCATTCCGCCACCACGTCACCGCCGAGCACCACCACAAACGCCATCACCACTTCTTCCCAAGAACCCAAGCTACTTTGCAAGATCAAGAAAACCCAAGCCCACGACGAAAATTCTTAACCACATTCCTAACAACTTCATTAGCTCTAGCAGGCCTGCAGGCCACCCCATTAGCACTAGCTCAAAATTGGGGAACACGTTCATTTCTAAAGGAGCGGTTCTTCGAGCCGGGCCTGTCGCCTGAAGATGCCGTTGCAAGAATCCGGCAGACGGCAGAAGGGCTTCATGACCTTAGGGGCATGTTGGAGAGCATGTCTTGGAGGTATGTGATCTTTTACATACGACTAAAACAAGCCTACCTTTCTCAGGACATGAAAACTGCCATGTCTATGGTGCCTGAAAGCCGGCGAAAATCCTATGTTCAAACTGCTAATGAACTGGTAGACAACATGGCTGAG TTCGATTATTACGTTCGGACACCCAAGGTTTACGAGTCATATGTATACTACGAGAAGACATTGAAATCAATAGATGATCTTGTGGCATTGTTAGCATAA
- the LOC105156754 gene encoding transcription factor MYB28-like isoform X1, giving the protein MGRSNGHDKVELKKGPWTRDEDQKLLAYIQEHGHGSWRALPAKAGLQRCGKSCRLRWTNYLRPDIKRGKFSSQEEKAIIRLHALLGNSVRWSAIATYLPKRTDNEIKNYWNTRLKKRLIRMGIDPVTHKPKNNPSGSAHSRQAAVVSHMAQWETARLEAEARLVRESKRMSKLQLLQKITAPPPPPLPPQPALPRCLDVLKVWQATTNHNGFFGSPGCLESPTSTLNFSVNSSTVPTVGARGSCSLVENDVISMINSGVCGVGLENSYTEVKGNMENSVQLLHDNNAAYTMEYDYNVMGSMDLASINGDDYDNTTTSGYDEEFEDNKNYWNDLFHLVSSSMESPVF; this is encoded by the exons ATGGGAAGATCAAATGGTCACGACAAGGTCGAACTCAAAAAAGGACCATGGACTCGAGACGAAGACCAGAAGCTACTGGCTTATATTCAAGAACATGGCCATGGTAGCTGGCGCGCCTTGCCTGCCAAAGCtg gtcTCCAAAGGTGCGGGAAAAGCTGCAGACTGAGATGGACGAATTATCTAAGACCTGATATTAAGAGAGGAAAGTTCAGCTCCCAAGAGGAGAAGGCCATTATTAGACTCCATGCACTTCTAGGAAACAG TGTTAGGTGGTCAGCAATAGCAACTTATTTACCAAAGAGAACCGACAACGAGATCAAGAACTACTGGAACACCCGCCTCAAGAAACGGTTGATCCGAATGGGAATCGACCCGGTTACCCACAAACCCAAAAACAATCCCAGCGGGTCAGCTCACTCCAGACAAGCCGCCGTCGTCAGCCACATGGCTCAATGGGAAACTGCTCGGCTTGAAGCCGAAGCCAGGCTCGTTCGTGAGTCGAAACGTATGTCCAAGCTTCAGCTCCTACAGAAAATCACCGCTCCACCTCCGCCGCCTCTGCCGCCGCAGCCGGCACTGCCAAGATGTTTAGACGTACTCAAGGTCTGGCAAGCGACCACCAATCACAACGGCTTCTTCGGCTCACCTGGATGCCTTGAGTCGCCGACCTCTACACTAAACTTCTCCGTTAACAGTTCTACGGTTCCTACAGTTGGAGCTCGTGGGAGCTGTTCACTCGTGGAAAACGACGTCATATCAATGATTAACTCCGGTGTATGTGGGGTGGGACTAGAAAACAGCTATACCGAAGTGAAGGGTAACATGGAGAATTCAGTGCAGCTGCTTCATGACAACAATGCTGCGTACACTATGGAATATGATTATAATGTGATGGGCTCAATGGACCTTGCATCCATCAACGGTGATGACTACGACAACACAACGACAAGTGGTTATGATGAAGAGTTCGAGGACAATAAGAATTACTGGAAcgatttatttcatttggtGAGTTCATCCATGGAATCTCCAGTGTTTTAG
- the LOC105156754 gene encoding transcription factor MYB28-like isoform X2, translating into MGRSNGHDKVELKKGPWTRDEDQKLLAYIQEHGHGSWRALPAKAGLQRCGKSCRLRWTNYLRPDIKRGKFSSQEEKAIIRLHALLGNRWSAIATYLPKRTDNEIKNYWNTRLKKRLIRMGIDPVTHKPKNNPSGSAHSRQAAVVSHMAQWETARLEAEARLVRESKRMSKLQLLQKITAPPPPPLPPQPALPRCLDVLKVWQATTNHNGFFGSPGCLESPTSTLNFSVNSSTVPTVGARGSCSLVENDVISMINSGVCGVGLENSYTEVKGNMENSVQLLHDNNAAYTMEYDYNVMGSMDLASINGDDYDNTTTSGYDEEFEDNKNYWNDLFHLVSSSMESPVF; encoded by the exons ATGGGAAGATCAAATGGTCACGACAAGGTCGAACTCAAAAAAGGACCATGGACTCGAGACGAAGACCAGAAGCTACTGGCTTATATTCAAGAACATGGCCATGGTAGCTGGCGCGCCTTGCCTGCCAAAGCtg gtcTCCAAAGGTGCGGGAAAAGCTGCAGACTGAGATGGACGAATTATCTAAGACCTGATATTAAGAGAGGAAAGTTCAGCTCCCAAGAGGAGAAGGCCATTATTAGACTCCATGCACTTCTAGGAAACAG GTGGTCAGCAATAGCAACTTATTTACCAAAGAGAACCGACAACGAGATCAAGAACTACTGGAACACCCGCCTCAAGAAACGGTTGATCCGAATGGGAATCGACCCGGTTACCCACAAACCCAAAAACAATCCCAGCGGGTCAGCTCACTCCAGACAAGCCGCCGTCGTCAGCCACATGGCTCAATGGGAAACTGCTCGGCTTGAAGCCGAAGCCAGGCTCGTTCGTGAGTCGAAACGTATGTCCAAGCTTCAGCTCCTACAGAAAATCACCGCTCCACCTCCGCCGCCTCTGCCGCCGCAGCCGGCACTGCCAAGATGTTTAGACGTACTCAAGGTCTGGCAAGCGACCACCAATCACAACGGCTTCTTCGGCTCACCTGGATGCCTTGAGTCGCCGACCTCTACACTAAACTTCTCCGTTAACAGTTCTACGGTTCCTACAGTTGGAGCTCGTGGGAGCTGTTCACTCGTGGAAAACGACGTCATATCAATGATTAACTCCGGTGTATGTGGGGTGGGACTAGAAAACAGCTATACCGAAGTGAAGGGTAACATGGAGAATTCAGTGCAGCTGCTTCATGACAACAATGCTGCGTACACTATGGAATATGATTATAATGTGATGGGCTCAATGGACCTTGCATCCATCAACGGTGATGACTACGACAACACAACGACAAGTGGTTATGATGAAGAGTTCGAGGACAATAAGAATTACTGGAAcgatttatttcatttggtGAGTTCATCCATGGAATCTCCAGTGTTTTAG
- the LOC105156526 gene encoding cytochrome P450 704B1: MMDTEGNLSTFIITLSIMLFSWIFIHRLKQRNSKGPKTWPFLGAAIEQLVNYDRMHDWMVEYLSQSRTVVVPMPFTTYTYIADPANVEHVLRTNFSNYPKGEVYHSYMEVLLGDGIFNADGELWRKQRKTASFEFASKNLRDFSTVVFREYSLKLFDILCHASYSNQEIDMQELLMRMTLDSICKVGFGVEIGTLVPDLPDNQFAKAFDMANTIVTLRFIDPLWKVKKFFNVGSEAVLDQSIKTIDDFTFSVIKRRKAEIEETEGINKDEKVKHDILSRFIELSRDPQSNMTDKSLRDVVLNFVIAGRDTTATTLAWAIYMIMTHKDVADKLYSELKRFEEDRAEEEGISLIKYHKENPESFNQKAMQFAGLLGYDSIGKLYYLHAVITETLRLYPAVPQDPKGIIQDDVLPDGTKVKAGGMVTYVPYAMGRMEYNWGPDAASFDPERWLKDGIFQNSSPFKFTAFQAGPRICLGKDSAYLQMKMALAILCRFYEFKLLPGHLVAYRMMTILSMAHGLKLTVSRRQQDS; encoded by the exons ATGATGGATACGGAGGGAAACCTTTCAACATTCATCATAACGCTTTCCATCATGCTATTTTCATGGATTTTCATCCACAGGTTGAAACAGAGGAACTCAAAAGGTCCTAAAACCTGGCCGTTCTTGGGGGCCGCCATCGAGCAGCTGGTGAATTACGACAGGATGCACGATTGGATGGTCGAGTATTTATCTCAGTCAAGAACTGTAGTCGTGCCAATGCCGTTCACGACTTATACTTACATTGCAGATCCAGCCAATGTGGAGCATGTCCTGAGAACAAACTTCAGTAATTATCCAAAA ggCGAAGTTTATCATTCATATATGGAAGTCTTGCTGGGAGATGGAATTTTCAATGCAGATGGGGAGCTCTGGAGGAAACAAAGGAAGACAGCAAGCTTTGAGTTTGCTTCCAAGAATTTGAGGGATTTCAGTACTGTGGTTTTCAGGGAATATAGCCTTAAGCTCTTTGACATACTATGTCATGCATCTTACAGCAATCAGGAAATAGACATGCAG GAACTTCTGATGCGGATGACTCTTGACTCAATATGTAAGGTGGGATTTGGTGTGGAGATAGGAACTCTGGTTCCTGATTTACCAGATAATCAATTTGCAAAGGCCTTTGATATGGCAAACACTATAGTGACGCTCAGATTTATTGATCCTCTATGGAAAGTGAAGAAATTTTTCAATGTGGGATCAGAGGCCGTGCTTGACCAAAGTATTAAAACCATTGATGATTTTACATTCTCTGTCATCAAAAGGAGGAAAGCTGAGATAGAAGAAACCGAAGGAATTAACAAAGATGAAAAG GTCAAGCACGATATATTGTCGAGATTCATTGAGCTTAGCAGAGATCCCCAGAGCAACATGACTGACAAAAGCCTCAGAGATGTAGTTTTAAACTTTGTAATTGCTGGCCGTGATACAACTGCAACAACCCTTGCCTGGGCTATCTACATGATAATGACCCACAAAGATGTAGCAGACAAACTTTACTCAGAGTTAAAGAGATTTGAGGAAGATCGTGCCGAAGAAGAGGGTATCTCATTAATTAAGTATCACAAAGAGAATCCAGAATCATTTAATCAGAAAGCAATGCAATTTGCAGGACTTTTAGGCTACGACTCAATAGGGAAATTATATTACCTGCATGCTGTGATAACAGAAACACTTCGATTGTACCCTGCTGTTCCTCAG GACCCGAAAGGCATCATACAGGATGATGTTTTACCAGATGGAACCAAAGTAAAGGCTGGAGGGATGGTGACTTATGTTCCATATGCTATGGGAAGAATGGAGTACAATTGGGGTCCAGATGCAGCTTCATTCGACCCTGAGAGATGGCTGAAAGACGGGATCTTCCAAAATTCATCTCCATTCAAATTCACTGCATTCCAg GCAGGACCAAGGATATGCCTGGGGAAGGACTCTGCATATCTCCAGATGAAGATGGCACTTGCTATTTTGTGTAGATTCTACGAATTCAAGTTGTTGCCAGGGCACCTAGTGGCATACAGGATGATGACGATTCTCTCAATGGCACACGGTTTGAAGCTTACAGTTTCGAGACGCCAACAAGATTCTTAA
- the LOC105156525 gene encoding NAC transcription factor 29: MVGGNSSDLPPGFRFHPTDEELITYYLRNQAKSRPCPVSIIPEVDIYKFDPWELPEKAEFGENEWYFFSPRDRKYPNGVRPNRAAVSGYWKATGTDKAIYSGSKFVGVKKALVFYKGKPPKGVKSDWIMHEYRLTDSISNPNKQNGSMRLDDWVLCRIYKKKNQAKTPEHRLNHHEESFAHILPTAAVDPQPYKFPRTCSLTHLWEFDYMASISQLLHDDNNYASYNLSFSSQSETVTNHSDAADGTQKSYHQPLPGQVQLPYVDVPVKFQVNQPIFVNPLYQHQ; this comes from the exons ATGGTAGGAGGAAACAGCTCAGATCTCCCACCTGGCTTCAGGTTTCACCCCACAGATGAGGAACTAATCACGTACTATCTCCGAAACCAGGCTAAATCCCGGCCGTGCCCCGTCTCCATCATCCCGGAAGTCGACATCTACAAATTCGATCCCTGGGAATTGCCTG AAAAAGCAGAATTCGGGGAAAATGAGTGGTATTTTTTCAGCCCTCGAGACAGGAAATACCCAAATGGAGTGCGGCCGAATAGAGCAGCTGTTTCAGGGTATTGGAAAGCAACAGGCACAGATAAAGCCATCTATAGTGGATCAAAGTTTGTGGGTGTGAAAAAAGCACTTGTATTTTACAAGGGGAAGCCGCCAAAGGGTGTCAAGTCTGATTggatcatgcatgaatatcgACTCACTGACTCAATCTCCAATCCCAACAAGCAAAATGGCTCCATGAGG TTGGATGATTGGGTGCTGTGTAGAAtctacaagaaaaagaatcaagcAAAAACTCCTGAGCACAGACTTAATCATCATGAGGAATCATTCGCCCACATCCTGCCCACTGCTGCTGTTGATCCACAACCATACAAATTCCCAAGGACTTGTTCTCTAACTCATCTCTGGGAGTTTGATTACATGGCCTCAATCTCCCAACTTCTCCACGACGACAACAATTATGCCTCCTACAATTTAAGCTTCAGCAGTCAATCAGAAACAGTAACCAATCACAGCGACGCCGCCGACGGCACCCAGAAATCATATCATCAGCCACTGCCAGGCCAAGTGCAGTTGCCATACGTCGATGTGCCAGTCAAGTTTCAAGTGAACCAGCCAATTTTTGTGAATCCACTGTATCAACACCAGTGA
- the LOC105156753 gene encoding myb-related protein 306-like, translating into MGRSPCCDKVGLKKGPWSPEEDEKLLDYIQQHGHGSWRALPSKAGLERCGKSCRLRWTNYLRPDIKRGHISLQEEQTIIQLHALLGNRWSTIASHLPKRTDNEIKNYWNTHLKKRLIKMGIDPTTHRPNNLALTCGESKDSANLSHLAQWESARLEAEARLVHETKPIMLNPHHYYQLPSTTPPPPPPPDQPCLDVFKVLAWTNPGEDISTVILNGLLPPIPILNSSDNTLPIPTLGLCNGNLSITDINSIETSGACTTGKPNNNLFYDDHQHVVKGMMENSEYSNDARIDPFHPTYVADSLSFPSFMEDLTDLQPSSISTADDVCWGVVEEDKIYY; encoded by the exons ATGGGAAGGTCGCCATGCTGTGATAAGGTGGGGCTGAAGAAAGGGCCATGGTCACCTGAGGAAGATGAAAAGCTATTGGATTACATTCAGCAACATGGCCATGGAAGCTGGCGTGCCCTTCCTTCTAAAGCTG GGCTTGAGAGATGTGGGAAGAGCTGTAGATTGAGGTGGACCAATTATTTACGACCTGACATTAAGAGGGGACACATCAGCTTACAAGAAGAGCAGACCATCATACAACTTCATGCCCTCCTTGGAAACAG atGGTCGACCATAGCATCTCACTTGCCAAAGAGGACTGATAATGAGATAAAGAACTACTGGAACACTCATTTGAAGAAGAGACTGATTAAGATGGGAATTGATCCAACGACTCACAGGCCTAACAATCTTGCCCTCACCTGTGGCGAATCCAAGGACTCTGCCAATCTTAGCCACTTGGCTCAATGGGAGAGCGCTCGGCTTGAGGCCGAGGCCAGGCTCGTCCATGAAACCAAACCCATCATGCTTAATCCTCATCACTATTATCAATTACCCTCCACCactcctccaccaccaccacctccagACCAACCCTGTCTAGACGTATTCAAAGTCTTGGCATGGACTAATCCTGGGGAAGACATCTCCACCGTCATACTCAACGGCCTTCTCCCTCCGATTCCTATTTTAAACTCCTCAGACAACACGCTCCCGATTCCAACGCTGGGATTATGTAATGGAAACTTGTCCATCACAGACATCAACAGCATCGAAACCTCGGGTGCATGCACAACTGGAAAACCTAACAACAACTTATTTTATGATGATCATCAGCATGTGGTCAAGGGCATGATGGAGAATTCAGAGTATTCAAATGATGCCAGAATCGACCCTTTTCATCCTACTTATGTTGCTGATTCCTTATCTTTTCCAAGCTTCATGGAGGACTTAACGGATCTTCAGCCTAGCAGCATTTCTACAGCCGATGATGTATGTTGGGGAGTTGTTGAGGAGGATAAGATTTATTACTAG